From Bufo gargarizans isolate SCDJY-AF-19 chromosome 10, ASM1485885v1, whole genome shotgun sequence, the proteins below share one genomic window:
- the ZNF507 gene encoding zinc finger protein 507, producing the protein MEDKESGGVQVKEGRTQLVPDAKITLMHATEVQQKSNEPLISVIQKLTAMVKSQESSRSPEGKKRSYPDDALSVPPSKEPDPTNLCPKRIKEVNPDDQAVNSPAPSSKKVMFYQCSLCKFISPCFDVLTAHVKNHGQHNEIILMCSECHLTFKSHSELEDHIKTHCESDVTAPSQTKDQLREDKEVSPCTNAAEPARKKWYAYEAYGLYRCLICRYTCGQQRMLKTHAWKHAGEVDFSYPIFEEENESAGLPDSTVAHTPQGSESVLSENLYVKQHVQISGCDVVQKHSLLPMDVQVKRTEVLSQTSVPTPMTELVVVDEALPTNDQDNFIRESLLSSAQKIISYSQNTKGHLNVIVERLPGAEESGPQKSFLISTEMDGKKIVPQESQLVGAVEVYHADKNAVESEEIIIGFEGSDENSPPVRRRTNSECLRLHSLAAEALVTMPIRVVECPKTSLRLIRDSSSVDPDTGQGDGDVSLVSCPEVESVKVPEEHNVLNQKEKEVEEKGELTEAPMKMGISTSLLKVIEKLRERTDQNATDEDILKELQDNAQSECASDLSSSSNLVDFIPDSERPYRCRLCHYTSDNKGYIKQHLRVHRQRQPYQCPICEHIAENSGDLENHMINHCKTTKYECKLCNESFFYKSQLRNHEREHRGLLDTVSTTSEETQVCTEEVEEKCPSEDHKSSISKLYRCDVCSYTSSTYVGVRNHRRIHNSDKPYRCSLCGYVCSHPPSLKSHMWKHASDQNYNYEQVNKAINEAMSQSSRIQTEPSKNRIEEQSVRLDSDGVISAIHAAPEVTYIENQKVNIVRQSLYDTEKLQSQLRPDTELCVLLFCCCICGFESTSKELLMEHMKAHEGEIINIILNKSEATS; encoded by the exons ATGGAAGATAAGGAAAGTGGTGGTGTACAGGTAAAAGAAGGTAGGACTCAGCTGGTTCCTGACGCCAAGATCACCTTGATGCATGCGACTGAGGTCCAACAGAAAAGCAATGAGCCCTTGATTAGCGTGATACAGAAACTCACAGCAATGGTGAAAAGCCAAGAATCGAGCAGAAGCCCTGAAGGGAAGAAACGCTCTTACCCAGATGACGCCCTCAGCGTTCCGCCATCTAAGGAGCCCGATCCCACAAACCTCTGTCCCAAGAGGATCAAGGAAGTGAATCCAGACGATCAGGCCGTCAATAGTCCTGCTCCAAGCAGCAAAAAAGTGATGTTCTACCAGTGTAGTCTTTGCAAATTTATCTCCCCTTGCTTTGATGTCCTCACAGCCCATGTGAAAAATCACGGGCAGCACAATGAGATCATCCTAATGTGCTCCGAGTGCCACTTGACTTTCAAAAGCCACAGTGAACTCGAAGATCACATTAAAACACACTGTGAAAGCGATGTCACTGCTCCGTCACAGACTAAAGACCAGCTCCGAGAGGACAAGGAGGTCTCCCCATGCACAAATGCCGCTGAGCCAGCGAGGAAAAAGTGGTACGCCTACGAAGCGTATGGTCTGTACCGGTGCCTCATCTGCAGATACACCTGCGGCCAACAACGAATGTTAAAAACGCATGCCTGGAAGCATGCAGGGGAGGTTGACTTCTCCTACCCAATATTTGAGGAAGAGAACGAGTCCGCCGGATTACCAGATTCCACCGTTGCTCACACTCCACAGGGAAGCGAGTCGGTGCTCTCTGAAAATCTTTACGTCAAGCAGCACGTGCAGATATCAGGATGCGATGTCGTTCAGAAGCACAGCTTGTTGCCAATGGATGTACAGGTCAAGAGAACTGAGGTTTTAAGCCAAACTAGTGTCCCAACTCCTATGACGGAATTGGTAGTCGTCGATGAGGCCTTACCCACAAATGATCAAGATAACTTCATCCGGGAGAGTCTTCTGTCCTCCGCACAGAAAATTATTAGCTatagccaaaatacaaagggcCATTTGAATGTAATTGTAGAACGTTTGCCCGGAGCTGAGGAATCTGGTCCACAGAAATCCTTCCTGATCAGTACGGAAATGGACGGTAAGAAGATCGTCCCTCAAGAGTCCCAGCTGGTCGGTGCTGTCGAGGTTTATCATGCCGATAAGAATGCAGTGGAGAGTGAAGAGATCATCATAGGATTTGAGGGGTCTGATGAGAATTCTCCTCCTGTACGCAGGAGGACAAACTCTGAGTGTTTAAGGCTTCACTCTTTGGCGGCTGAAGCCTTGGTAACCATGCCCATCCGAGTGGTTGAATGTCCTAAAACCAGTCTCCGCCTCATCCGTGATTCCAGTTCAGTTGATCCAGACACCGGTCAAGGAGATGGCGATGTTAGTTTAGTATCCTGCCCAGAGGTAGAGTCTGTGAAGGTCCCTGAGGAGCATAATGTCCTCAACCAAAAGGaaaaggaagtggaagagaaagGTGAACTGACAGAGGCTCCCATGAAAATGGGGATCAGCACGTCTTTGCTTAAAGTGATAGAGAAGCTGAGAGAGCGGACGGATCAGAACGCTACAGACGAAGACATCCTGAAGGAGTTGCAGGACAATGCCCAGAGCGAGTGCGCCAGTGACCTCAGCTCTAGCAGCAACCTGGTGGACTTTATACCCGATTCTGAAAGGCCCTACCGGTGTCGTCTGTGCCATTACACCAGTGACAACAAAGGCTACATAAAGCAGCACTTGCGTGTCCATCGCCAGAGACAGCCTTACCAGTGCCCCATCTGTGAGCACATAGCAGAAAATAGCGGTGACCTTGAAAACCACATGATCAACCACTGCAAAACCACGAAGTATGAGTGCAAGCTCTGCAACGAATCCTTCTTCTACAAG AGTCAATTAAGGAACCATGAACGGGAGCATCGCGGTCTTCTGGATACCGTGTCTACGACAAGTGAGGAGACACAAGTCTGcacagaggaggtggaggagaaatGTCCTTCTGAAG ATCACAAATCAAGCATCTCGAAGTTGTATCGATGTGACGTGTGCAGCTACACCAGCTCCACATACGTCGGCGTGAGAAACCACAGAAGGATTCACAACTCTGACAAACCGTACAG GTGCTCGCTTTGCGGCTATGTGTGCAGTCATCCTCCCTCGTTAAAATCCCACATGTGGAAGCATGCCAGCGACCAGAACTACAATTACGAGCAAGTGAATAAGGCAATCAACGAGGCAATGTCTCAGAGTAGTCG GATACAGACAGAGCCCTCGAAGAACAGAATAGAAGAGCAGAGTGTGAGGTTGGACAGTGATGGAGTGATTTCTGCTATTCACGCAGCCCCGGAAGTAACCTACATAGAAAACCAGAAGGTGAATATTGTGCGTCAGAGCTTGTACGACACTGAGAAACTGCAGAGCCAGCTCCGGCCCGATACAGAACTGTGCGTCctgctcttctgctgctgcatctgcgGCTTCGAGTCCACAAGCAAAGAACTTCTTATGGAGCACATGAAAGCACACGAGGGAGAAATCATTAACATCATACTGAATAAATCCGAGGCCACGTCCTGA